A genome region from Arachidicoccus soli includes the following:
- a CDS encoding response regulator: protein MNKPEILIIDDEPQIRKLLEITLESNDYKVRQAETAKEGIIMAANYSPDLILLDIELPDKNGQDVLKELRAWYNKAIIILSVINNETDIVQALDNGASDYLAKPFRTAELLARIRSAISRNQPANDSHIFTCIDLEVNLSTRIVKKSGELIKLTSTEFNLLALFIKNEERVLTHKFILREIWGIGAQTETQYLRVFIGTLRKKIEQNPNHPQHIITESGVGYRFN from the coding sequence TAATTATTGATGATGAACCGCAAATACGTAAGCTACTTGAAATTACTTTGGAGAGTAATGACTATAAAGTGAGACAGGCGGAAACAGCGAAGGAAGGAATAATAATGGCTGCGAATTACTCGCCTGATTTAATTTTGTTGGACATCGAATTGCCGGATAAAAATGGTCAGGATGTCTTAAAAGAATTACGAGCTTGGTATAACAAGGCCATTATTATTTTATCTGTCATCAATAATGAAACAGATATTGTACAAGCTTTAGATAACGGAGCGTCTGATTACCTTGCAAAACCTTTTCGAACAGCAGAGCTTTTAGCACGTATTCGTTCAGCTATAAGTAGAAATCAACCAGCAAATGATTCCCATATTTTTACTTGTATAGATTTAGAAGTGAATCTTTCTACCAGAATTGTAAAGAAAAGTGGGGAATTAATTAAACTAACTTCAACTGAATTTAATCTATTGGCTTTATTTATTAAAAATGAAGAAAGAGTGTTGACACATAAATTTATTTTAAGAGAAATCTGGGGAATAGGTGCGCAAACAGAAACTCAATATTTACGCGTATTTATTGGTACGCTTCGAAAAAAAATTGAACAGAACCCCAACCACCCTCAGCATATCATTACCGAGAGCGGCGTAGGATATCGATTTAATTAA
- a CDS encoding KUP/HAK/KT family potassium transporter has product MQNCKNGFSTKITAASLLVALGIIYGDIGTSPLYVLRAIIGDKPITEELVFGGISCIFWTLTIQTTVKYIWLTLQADNQGEGGVFSLFSLVKRYRKYLFFIAILGATTLLADGIITPPISVASAIEGLTIVKGLQQLPTVPIVIIIISALFFFQRFGTHQIGRAFGPIMAIWFGMLFILGITQLTHYPGVIKALNPYYGYKLLTNYPEGFWLLGAVFLCTTGAEALYSDLGHCGKKNIRITWVYVKISLVLNYMGQAAWALHSGGNFLLGRNPFFQIMPHWFLIPGIIIATLATIIASQALISGSYTLINEAVNLNFWPRIAVRQPSEIKGQIYIPSVNSILWFGCVLMVLYFQTSEHMEAAYGFSITIAMMMTTILLCYFLYYRLKWNKIYVYMVLFIFGIVETSFFMANVAKIKERWKFLFFELSIFLVMYIWYKARKINNRFISFVELGKYKQQIIELSQDDAIPKFATHLIYLCKADKRHQIEEKIMNSILAKKPKRADVYWFLHIHRTEEPYTLSYNVSELIEDKVIKININVGFRVQPRTELFFKRIVQELIANKELNLHIRPDGSTKYNKEPDLKFVIIEKFLSVENEFTLKDGLLLKSYFFLKRFGLSDEKAFGLDKCDVKTEHIPLVYQPVSNIELFRDERSTAKNIV; this is encoded by the coding sequence ATGCAAAATTGCAAAAATGGCTTTTCAACTAAAATTACCGCTGCGTCATTATTAGTTGCTTTGGGTATTATCTATGGTGATATTGGTACAAGCCCTTTATATGTTTTACGAGCCATTATTGGGGACAAACCCATAACGGAAGAATTGGTTTTTGGAGGAATATCTTGTATATTTTGGACGTTGACTATTCAAACTACTGTTAAGTATATTTGGCTGACTTTACAGGCCGATAATCAAGGAGAAGGTGGTGTGTTTTCTCTTTTTTCTCTAGTTAAAAGATATCGGAAGTATTTATTTTTTATTGCCATTTTGGGCGCGACCACTTTATTAGCCGACGGCATTATTACCCCTCCCATTTCCGTTGCTTCAGCAATAGAAGGCCTAACAATCGTAAAGGGATTACAACAATTACCAACCGTTCCCATTGTTATAATTATTATATCAGCCTTATTCTTCTTTCAACGATTTGGAACACATCAAATAGGGCGGGCATTTGGCCCCATTATGGCAATATGGTTTGGTATGTTATTTATTTTAGGAATAACCCAACTCACACATTATCCAGGAGTGATAAAAGCTTTAAACCCTTATTATGGCTATAAATTATTGACAAATTACCCGGAAGGCTTTTGGCTTTTAGGGGCTGTTTTTTTATGTACAACCGGAGCAGAAGCGCTCTATTCTGATCTTGGACATTGCGGGAAAAAAAATATCCGTATTACTTGGGTTTACGTAAAAATATCTCTTGTTTTAAATTATATGGGGCAAGCGGCTTGGGCCTTACATTCCGGCGGAAATTTTTTACTAGGAAGAAATCCATTCTTCCAAATAATGCCACATTGGTTTTTAATACCAGGGATCATAATTGCTACACTTGCCACTATTATCGCATCACAAGCCTTAATTAGTGGGAGTTATACATTAATAAATGAGGCGGTAAACCTAAACTTTTGGCCAAGAATTGCTGTAAGACAACCTTCAGAAATAAAAGGTCAAATATATATTCCTAGTGTAAACAGCATTCTATGGTTTGGTTGTGTGCTGATGGTTCTTTATTTCCAAACGTCGGAACATATGGAAGCTGCTTATGGTTTTTCTATCACAATTGCTATGATGATGACGACGATATTGTTATGCTATTTTTTGTATTACCGATTAAAATGGAATAAGATATATGTTTATATGGTCTTATTTATATTTGGCATTGTCGAAACATCATTCTTTATGGCCAATGTAGCCAAAATAAAAGAAAGGTGGAAGTTTTTGTTCTTTGAATTAAGTATATTCTTAGTCATGTATATTTGGTATAAAGCGAGAAAGATTAATAATAGATTTATAAGCTTTGTCGAACTAGGGAAGTATAAGCAACAAATTATAGAACTAAGTCAAGATGATGCAATCCCGAAGTTTGCTACACATTTGATCTATTTGTGTAAGGCAGATAAAAGGCATCAAATTGAAGAGAAAATCATGAATTCAATTCTGGCAAAGAAGCCTAAAAGAGCAGACGTCTATTGGTTTTTGCATATTCATCGTACAGAAGAACCTTATACGTTATCATATAATGTTTCCGAATTGATAGAAGATAAAGTCATTAAAATAAATATCAATGTCGGTTTTCGGGTTCAGCCTCGAACGGAATTATTTTTTAAAAGAATAGTGCAAGAATTGATTGCCAACAAGGAACTCAATTTACATATTCGCCCTGATGGCTCAACAAAATATAATAAAGAACCCGATTTAAAATTCGTCATAATCGAAAAATTCTTATCGGTAGAAAATGAGTTTACTTTGAAAGACGGCCTACTTCTCAAATCATATTTCTTCTTAAAGCGCTTTGGACTAAGTGATGAAAAAGCTTTCGGATTAGACAAGTGTGATGTAAAAACCGAACATATTCCGCTAGTATATCAGCCGGTGAGTAATATCGAATTATTTAGGGATGAAAGATCGACTGCCAAGAACATTGTATAG
- a CDS encoding serine hydrolase yields the protein MKPRLPLFLEFFFLLFLNSVNAQNKSDAFFENILNKIPDSTFQMVYHQPEKYRVQIIYTQINRDKHNKPSFKNYYFHVNPNLYFNPASTVKMPLAFLALQKLHQIKKEGVNKYTTMLTDSAYTAQTKVDKDTTSEDGLPSIAQYIRKVFLVSDNDAYTRLYEFLGQQYINRSMHKMGYNDVRITLRFMPMTADENRHTNPIDFLGPNGKILYHQDAAFNKDSFDFSHIIKMGKGHWNNRDSLINEPIDFTRANNISLEDLQQIEQSVLFPTSVPKKQRFDLKKDDLKFLYKWMSQYPSETNYPFYDSSIYYNSFVKMYFKAGGHQLPGNIREFNKPGWAYGFLTDVAYIVDFKNNTEFMLSCTIYVNENQILNDNHYEYEAVGYPFMLALQKAISQYELTRKRKYLPDLSSFKMNYDHRTASDRRKQIQEVAD from the coding sequence ATGAAACCCAGGCTACCTTTATTTTTGGAATTCTTTTTTCTACTTTTTCTAAATTCAGTGAATGCTCAGAATAAATCTGATGCATTTTTTGAAAATATTTTAAATAAAATTCCTGATAGTACTTTTCAAATGGTTTATCATCAACCTGAGAAGTATCGTGTTCAAATTATTTATACACAAATTAATCGAGACAAACACAATAAACCTTCTTTTAAGAATTATTATTTTCATGTAAATCCAAATTTATATTTCAATCCGGCGTCTACTGTAAAAATGCCTTTGGCTTTTTTGGCTTTACAAAAGCTTCATCAAATAAAAAAAGAAGGTGTTAACAAATATACAACCATGTTGACCGATAGCGCATATACGGCACAAACGAAGGTGGATAAAGATACTACTTCAGAAGATGGACTTCCTTCTATCGCACAATATATACGAAAAGTTTTTTTGGTAAGCGATAACGATGCATATACAAGGCTTTATGAATTTTTAGGCCAGCAATATATCAACCGTAGCATGCATAAAATGGGATATAATGATGTGCGGATTACACTAAGGTTTATGCCTATGACAGCAGATGAAAACAGGCATACCAATCCAATTGATTTCTTAGGGCCAAATGGCAAAATTCTTTATCATCAGGACGCGGCTTTCAATAAAGATTCTTTTGACTTTAGCCATATTATAAAAATGGGAAAAGGTCACTGGAATAATAGAGACAGTCTTATCAATGAGCCAATAGATTTTACAAGAGCCAACAATATTTCTTTAGAAGACTTACAACAAATTGAGCAAAGTGTTTTATTCCCTACTTCTGTCCCTAAAAAACAAAGGTTTGATCTAAAAAAAGATGATTTAAAGTTTCTGTATAAATGGATGTCGCAATATCCATCGGAAACAAATTATCCTTTTTACGATTCTTCTATTTATTACAACAGTTTTGTAAAAATGTATTTCAAAGCAGGGGGGCATCAGCTTCCAGGAAATATCAGAGAGTTTAATAAACCGGGATGGGCTTATGGCTTTCTAACGGATGTAGCCTATATTGTCGATTTTAAAAACAATACAGAATTTATGTTGAGCTGCACAATTTATGTAAATGAAAATCAAATCTTAAATGATAATCATTATGAATATGAAGCTGTTGGCTATCCTTTTATGTTGGCGCTCCAAAAAGCGATTTCTCAATATGAGCTAACCAGGAAAAGAAAATATTTACCTGATCTCTCTTCCTTTAAAATGAACTACGATCATAGAACTGCTTCTGATAGGCGTAAACAAATACAAGAGGTGGCAGATTGA
- a CDS encoding LutB/LldF family L-lactate oxidation iron-sulfur protein, whose amino-acid sequence MNENAASFIAKTIVKAGDLEHRRTINSTISKYNSAVPKGKLQFSELLMARELAKKAKWLAIENLDKNLLNFEKQITARGAKVIWAENAVEALQSIDEICKAKECKTLVKSKSMVTEEIHLNKFLEDNGIESIETDLGEYIQQLDEEAPYHIVTPAMHKSKEQIADLFTPKLDAAPHLKPEGLKAFARKKLRGKFTEAEIGITGANFIISDIGGIAISENEGNARLITAFPKTHIVIVGIEKVIPTLQDLSLFWPLLSTFGTGQIVTSYNTIITGPKQKGESDGPEEMYIILLDNGRTNMLKNLKVREALYCIRCGACLNACPVYKNIGGHSYETTYSGPIGSVITPHLRGIEEYKHLSYASSLCGNCTEVCPVRINIHELLLENRHESVEEGDTSFAEKIAWEVWKTVSLHRKMMNLGNGTLKNKVMKRLFKDWTAYCGDLDFSKKTFNEMWKERG is encoded by the coding sequence ATGAATGAAAATGCAGCATCTTTTATAGCAAAAACGATAGTAAAAGCAGGTGATTTAGAACATCGCCGAACTATTAATTCTACTATTTCAAAATATAATTCTGCTGTACCAAAAGGCAAACTGCAATTCTCTGAATTATTGATGGCAAGAGAGCTGGCGAAAAAAGCGAAATGGCTCGCAATAGAAAATCTAGATAAAAACTTATTGAATTTTGAAAAACAAATCACTGCACGCGGCGCCAAGGTTATTTGGGCCGAGAATGCTGTCGAAGCCCTACAATCAATAGATGAAATTTGCAAAGCAAAAGAATGCAAAACTTTGGTAAAAAGTAAAAGCATGGTAACCGAAGAAATTCATCTGAATAAATTTTTAGAAGATAATGGAATTGAAAGTATTGAAACAGATTTGGGAGAATATATACAACAACTAGATGAAGAAGCTCCCTACCATATTGTTACACCAGCAATGCATAAAAGCAAAGAACAAATTGCAGATTTGTTTACGCCAAAACTGGACGCAGCGCCACATTTAAAACCAGAAGGACTTAAAGCATTTGCAAGAAAAAAATTAAGAGGAAAATTTACAGAAGCTGAAATTGGTATTACAGGTGCCAACTTTATTATTTCCGATATTGGTGGCATTGCCATTTCTGAAAATGAGGGTAATGCGCGACTTATAACTGCTTTTCCTAAAACTCATATTGTAATTGTCGGCATTGAAAAGGTCATTCCGACCTTACAAGACCTGTCTTTATTCTGGCCATTATTGTCCACTTTTGGTACTGGGCAAATTGTAACTTCTTATAATACTATTATTACTGGACCAAAACAAAAAGGAGAATCTGATGGACCTGAAGAGATGTATATAATCCTGCTAGATAATGGCCGAACCAATATGTTGAAAAACCTCAAAGTACGTGAAGCCTTATACTGTATTCGTTGTGGAGCTTGTTTAAATGCCTGCCCTGTATATAAAAATATTGGCGGTCATTCTTACGAAACAACTTATAGTGGTCCTATTGGCTCCGTAATTACACCACATCTGCGTGGCATCGAGGAATACAAACATTTGAGTTATGCATCTTCTCTTTGTGGTAATTGTACAGAAGTTTGTCCTGTGCGAATAAATATCCACGAACTACTGCTTGAAAATCGTCATGAATCTGTAGAAGAAGGAGATACTTCTTTTGCGGAAAAAATTGCTTGGGAAGTTTGGAAAACAGTTAGCCTTCATCGAAAGATGATGAATCTGGGGAATGGAACGTTAAAAAACAAAGTGATGAAGCGCTTATTCAAAGACTGGACAGCATACTGCGGCGACTTAGATTTTAGTAAGAAAACTTTTAATGAAATGTGGAAGGAGAGGGGCTGA
- a CDS encoding alpha-L-fucosidase: MKRKSLIILMAFMLPLLVVAQTKQEASKLQWWQDARFGLFLHWGLYSVPAGDWNGHRAKGNEYLMLYQKIPLKVYGKIAERFDPVKFNADEWVKMAKNAGMKYIVITTKHHDGFAMFNSPSSNYNVVKMSPWGKDPMKLLAAACKKYGIKLCFYYSLGRDWQDPDVPTDWPTKGGRSNTWDYPNEDKKDITKYFERKVMPQVRELLTQYGPIGILWFDTPELIKPEESKELLAMIHKLQPNCIVNSRIGNGLGDYKVLEQKIATTIDLNPWESCVTMNGGWGYNKHDTAWKSPELLIRQLIETVSSGGNYLLNVGPMGNGAFPQPAIQRLAAIGKWMHVNGQAIYDTKPWKIAAESLGDAASDKNVTKVDNTMVDALNDATPKGIFPEIRFTAKGDNVYVFANSIHTPVLQVKALGSSNFRKIKKVKLLGGHCLKWKQEAGFLQIKMPKKKAGHINVYVFKVD; this comes from the coding sequence ATGAAGAGAAAATCCCTTATTATTTTAATGGCTTTCATGTTGCCCCTATTAGTTGTAGCACAAACTAAGCAAGAAGCTTCCAAGTTGCAATGGTGGCAAGACGCCCGCTTTGGTTTGTTTTTACATTGGGGCCTATATTCCGTTCCGGCCGGAGATTGGAACGGTCATCGAGCAAAAGGGAATGAATATCTTATGCTATACCAAAAAATACCTTTGAAGGTATATGGTAAAATTGCAGAAAGATTTGACCCCGTAAAGTTTAATGCAGATGAGTGGGTAAAGATGGCTAAGAATGCGGGAATGAAATACATTGTTATCACGACAAAACATCATGATGGTTTTGCCATGTTTAATTCTCCTTCTAGCAATTATAACGTGGTAAAAATGTCTCCGTGGGGTAAAGATCCTATGAAATTATTAGCTGCTGCGTGCAAAAAATATGGTATTAAATTATGTTTTTATTATTCACTTGGGCGCGATTGGCAAGATCCGGATGTACCTACCGATTGGCCAACAAAAGGCGGTCGCAGCAATACTTGGGATTATCCGAACGAGGATAAAAAAGATATCACAAAATATTTTGAAAGAAAAGTAATGCCTCAAGTAAGAGAATTACTTACACAATATGGCCCAATTGGCATTCTATGGTTTGATACGCCCGAATTAATAAAACCAGAAGAAAGCAAAGAGCTGTTGGCGATGATTCATAAATTACAACCCAATTGTATTGTCAACAGCCGTATTGGTAATGGTTTGGGCGATTACAAAGTTTTAGAGCAAAAGATCGCAACTACAATAGATTTAAATCCTTGGGAATCTTGTGTGACTATGAACGGCGGATGGGGTTATAACAAACATGATACCGCGTGGAAAAGTCCGGAATTACTGATTCGTCAGTTAATTGAAACTGTAAGCAGTGGTGGTAATTATCTTTTAAATGTTGGTCCAATGGGCAATGGCGCTTTTCCTCAGCCCGCAATTCAACGCCTTGCTGCAATTGGTAAATGGATGCATGTAAATGGTCAGGCTATTTATGATACAAAGCCTTGGAAAATAGCTGCCGAATCATTGGGAGATGCTGCATCTGATAAGAATGTTACCAAGGTAGATAATACAATGGTGGATGCATTGAATGACGCTACTCCTAAAGGTATTTTTCCCGAAATAAGATTCACTGCCAAAGGTGACAATGTATATGTTTTTGCCAACAGTATTCATACACCTGTGTTGCAAGTAAAAGCATTAGGCAGTTCTAATTTTAGAAAAATAAAAAAAGTAAAACTACTTGGAGGTCATTGTTTAAAATGGAAGCAAGAAGCTGGTTTTTTACAAATTAAAATGCCCAAGAAAAAAGCCGGCCACATTAATGTATATGTATTTAAGGTTGATTAA
- a CDS encoding DnaJ C-terminal domain-containing protein: protein MDYIDYYKILEIDKNASEADIKRAYRKLARKYHPDLNPKDEAANKKFQQINEANEVLSDAEKRKKYDKYGKDWAHAEAYEKSGGQRQQSYSNQDGGGQDFGGDYDFSDFFSSMFGGTETQGKRRRTQFRGQDIQAEFQLNLKDAYTTHKQVFTVNGKSIRITIPAGVENGQTIKLSGHGSEGMNGGPNGDLYITFKIHNNTHFKRMGNDLYSDVAVPFYTAVLGGDLVVETFEGKVKLKVAPETQNGIKVKLKGKGFPIYKKEGNFGDLYISYQIKMPTNLTEQEKELFSQLAKMNNHE, encoded by the coding sequence ATGGACTATATAGATTATTACAAAATTTTGGAAATTGACAAAAATGCTTCGGAGGCCGATATAAAAAGAGCCTATCGAAAATTAGCAAGAAAATATCATCCGGACTTGAATCCAAAAGATGAAGCAGCTAATAAAAAGTTTCAGCAAATCAATGAGGCCAACGAAGTATTAAGTGATGCAGAAAAAAGAAAAAAATACGATAAGTATGGTAAAGACTGGGCACATGCAGAGGCCTATGAAAAGTCAGGTGGTCAAAGACAACAGTCTTATTCAAACCAAGATGGAGGTGGACAAGATTTTGGCGGCGATTATGATTTTTCTGATTTCTTTTCTTCTATGTTTGGTGGTACTGAAACGCAAGGAAAGCGCAGACGCACACAGTTTCGTGGGCAGGATATTCAAGCTGAATTCCAATTAAACTTAAAAGACGCATATACTACACACAAACAAGTTTTTACAGTAAATGGAAAAAGCATTCGCATAACTATCCCAGCGGGTGTAGAGAATGGACAAACGATTAAACTTTCGGGGCATGGCAGTGAAGGAATGAATGGCGGACCAAATGGAGATTTATATATCACATTCAAGATTCACAATAACACACATTTTAAAAGAATGGGAAATGATTTGTATAGCGACGTAGCAGTTCCTTTTTACACGGCTGTGCTTGGTGGAGACTTAGTTGTTGAAACTTTTGAAGGGAAGGTTAAATTAAAAGTAGCACCTGAAACACAAAATGGGATTAAAGTAAAATTAAAAGGAAAAGGATTTCCGATATACAAGAAGGAAGGCAACTTTGGAGATTTGTATATTAGTTATCAAATAAAGATGCCGACTAATCTAACCGAACAAGAGAAAGAATTATTTAGTCAACTTGCAAAAATGAATAACCATGAATAA
- a CDS encoding chaperone modulator CbpM encodes MNNHLIPLQHICTHYQAEVSFIQSLHEYGLIEIISEEETTFISEEQIKEIERMIHLHYDLNINIEGIDAIVHLLQKMENLNTEMVLLKNKLSCYL; translated from the coding sequence ATGAATAATCATTTAATACCCTTGCAACATATTTGTACGCATTATCAGGCAGAAGTTTCTTTTATACAATCTTTACATGAATATGGGCTGATAGAAATAATATCTGAAGAAGAAACCACCTTTATTTCTGAAGAACAGATAAAAGAAATTGAGCGAATGATTCATTTGCATTATGATCTCAATATCAATATTGAAGGCATTGATGCGATTGTACATCTGTTGCAGAAAATGGAAAACTTAAACACTGAGATGGTTTTGCTAAAGAATAAATTGAGTTGCTACTTGTGA
- the ftsY gene encoding signal recognition particle-docking protein FtsY — MGLFGKLFSSKEKESLTQGLEKTKEGFFSKITKAVVGKSTIDDAVLDDLEDALITADVGVDTTLEIVNRIQKRVEKDKYLSTNELNGLLKDEIENILIDSPDNSHRDFHLSENKKPYILLVVGVNGVGKTTTIGKLAAKYKAAGNQVILGAADTFRAAAVDQLTIWSERVGVPIVKQDMGSDPASVAFDTVQSAVAKHADIAIIDTAGRLHNKAHLMEELSKIKRVIQKVIPEAPHDVLLVLDGSTGQNALEQAKQFVQTTDVRSLAITKLDGTAKGGVVLAIAHQLKIPVKYIGVGEKVEDLLIFDKHEFVDSLFSQKL; from the coding sequence ATGGGTTTATTTGGTAAATTATTTAGCAGTAAAGAAAAAGAGAGTTTAACGCAAGGGCTGGAAAAAACCAAAGAAGGGTTCTTTTCTAAAATCACCAAGGCTGTTGTTGGAAAGTCCACAATTGATGATGCTGTATTAGATGATTTAGAAGATGCATTAATCACTGCCGACGTAGGTGTCGACACTACCTTAGAAATTGTTAACCGAATTCAGAAAAGAGTAGAAAAAGATAAATATCTGAGTACTAATGAATTAAATGGATTATTGAAAGATGAAATTGAGAATATATTAATAGATTCTCCAGATAATTCACATAGAGACTTTCACCTTTCAGAAAATAAAAAACCTTATATACTTTTAGTAGTAGGAGTAAATGGGGTAGGGAAAACTACAACTATTGGAAAATTAGCTGCTAAATACAAAGCTGCTGGGAATCAAGTCATTCTAGGTGCTGCCGATACTTTTCGCGCAGCTGCAGTGGATCAGTTGACTATATGGAGTGAGCGGGTAGGTGTACCGATTGTCAAGCAAGATATGGGAAGTGATCCTGCCTCTGTGGCATTTGATACGGTCCAAAGTGCTGTTGCCAAACATGCAGATATAGCCATAATAGATACAGCAGGGCGGCTACATAATAAAGCTCATTTAATGGAAGAGTTGAGCAAGATAAAACGCGTAATTCAAAAGGTAATTCCAGAAGCACCGCACGATGTGTTGTTGGTGTTAGACGGCTCCACCGGGCAAAATGCCTTAGAACAAGCTAAGCAATTTGTACAAACAACCGATGTGAGGTCTTTGGCTATTACCAAGTTAGACGGCACAGCAAAGGGTGGTGTTGTACTAGCTATCGCACACCAATTAAAAATTCCCGTAAAATATATTGGCGTGGGAGAGAAGGTTGAAGATTTATTAATTTTTGATAAGCACGAATTTGTCGATAGTTTGTTCAGCCAAAAATTATAG
- the pyrE gene encoding orotate phosphoribosyltransferase, protein MSTPNEKVIAEKLLQASAVKLNIQQPFTWTSGWKSPIYCDNRKLLSFPFLRDFVKSELCNTVFESYPEAEAIAGVATAGIPWGAMVADQLKLPFMYVRPKPKAHGLGNQIEGSYQAGQKVVMIEDLISTGKSSVEAINVLKAENVDVISVVSIFNYDFTTAIEAFENVETPFKSLTNYPALISLAIEKSLVNAVDEPSLLAWRNNPSEWGK, encoded by the coding sequence ATGTCAACACCGAACGAAAAAGTAATAGCAGAAAAACTATTACAGGCCAGTGCCGTAAAATTAAATATTCAACAACCTTTTACATGGACGAGCGGTTGGAAAAGTCCCATATATTGTGATAATCGAAAACTATTATCTTTTCCATTTTTACGAGATTTTGTAAAAAGTGAATTATGTAATACTGTTTTTGAATCTTATCCTGAAGCTGAAGCAATTGCCGGTGTGGCTACAGCTGGAATCCCTTGGGGGGCAATGGTAGCTGACCAATTAAAATTACCATTTATGTATGTGCGCCCCAAACCTAAAGCGCATGGTTTGGGCAATCAAATTGAAGGTTCTTATCAGGCAGGCCAAAAGGTAGTAATGATAGAAGATTTAATATCTACCGGAAAAAGTAGTGTAGAAGCAATAAATGTATTAAAAGCTGAAAATGTTGATGTTATATCTGTTGTCTCAATTTTTAATTACGATTTTACAACTGCAATTGAGGCATTTGAGAATGTAGAAACTCCTTTTAAATCACTGACAAATTATCCGGCATTAATCTCATTAGCGATTGAAAAATCTCTGGTAAATGCAGTTGACGAACCCTCATTACTGGCCTGGAGAAATAATCCTTCTGAATGGGGAAAATAG
- a CDS encoding NUDIX hydrolase, with protein MQKHVIIAAGGLVTNESGYLLMIFRRGFWDLPKGKLDEGESIEQCAIREVEEETGLSNIDLGKLIGITFHDYFDKWTNQNVTKETHWFEMHVSNNQQLIPQTEEDIEKIEWVNSSIAKKYLQDSYTNIVDIMKKSGYV; from the coding sequence ATGCAAAAACATGTAATAATTGCTGCCGGTGGTTTGGTGACCAACGAATCTGGTTATTTGTTAATGATATTTCGACGTGGATTTTGGGATTTACCCAAGGGTAAGCTTGATGAAGGTGAATCCATTGAACAATGTGCTATTCGTGAAGTAGAAGAAGAAACTGGGTTGTCTAACATTGATTTAGGTAAATTAATTGGGATTACCTTTCACGATTATTTTGATAAATGGACGAATCAAAATGTAACAAAAGAAACGCATTGGTTTGAAATGCATGTTTCAAATAACCAACAATTAATTCCGCAAACTGAAGAAGATATTGAAAAAATTGAGTGGGTCAATTCATCTATAGCTAAGAAGTACCTTCAAGATAGTTATACCAACATTGTTGACATTATGAAAAAAAGCGGGTATGTTTAA